From Draconibacterium halophilum, one genomic window encodes:
- a CDS encoding baseplate J/gp47 family protein, which yields MANCGKDILLSREGTEQQLRFIEALDPAWVKLNDFGLGEWMKFAWDFAKHVNYFDTKNEQVPADNWQDFFIAKDELTSFLADIEKGSEITPHLALFVSFIKLLDTTKKHFNHLSKRHLDFYYKRVLQLEKQPATPDTVHVLFELAKNAESELIAESTALDAGKDSGGKKLIYKTSEELVANRAKVAALKSIYNDHEYQKIKSAEVANSFDGAGADFPDKNVKWWPFAYYELPPEGDEPDLREYPELPNAKVGFAVAGEILELQEGERYVQLTLDFDTVLSKSYSFDDLKANLKILITGEKGWLESGEIVESFANSAIGVNFTSGSNASDLSLLHILFQIPKDEKAIVAYDKKIHAENFDTQFPVCRVLINTGSETGHELYRDLVDKKLNELAIDVAAIGVENHNLYNDIGTINAAKPFYPFGTQPVKKSKFYVDYAELYKKKWNKLNINVEWKNTPENFRTWYAAYRGAFKNKISASDYLKGILSVDYLDSITQSMQFRAVTDIGNIKRTTPDFEILQFNDLIVSGDSYFTAAVELNEKEEWTVQSELNNKVLFEGPDDGIFSLSLDVSNPLIQKDKAGPLRLSLNKTFLHEMYPRLYALAMSSEDENVLIPNEPYTPFIEKLTLDYTASAQIKLKDDEYEFKDFALYHEHPFGQALEDIEQKIANKILQEDEAKIQHAVPTYCNGGELYIGLENAKAQQNVSLLIQVLEGSENPETESFVGKQKVEWWMLCSNEWKRLERSSIIFNQTDNLLKSGILKFKIPKEATDNNTLLPGGLMWLKARIHKKYNAVSKVIGIHAQAVEAKFENNNNKLDHLNDGLSSNTISKMVVRPPRIKSLSQPYSSFGGQPTESDSAFYRRVSERLRHKNRAITLWDYEHLVLQEFPEIHKVKCLNHTSTKVEKEKRITSYLAPGNVVLVVIPDIVNRNVFDIYKPRVSKATLNRIENFIRKLNAPLISTKVINPEYEEVRVDLKVQFYEGYDEVYYKTVLKEDLIRLLSPWAFDSKALIQFGLSLHKSIVIDYVEKLKYVDFVSDLKLFQTNAATGKEVEVKIASPNSPEAILVSSKLHRVNDIENNCSNTTIEPAESCQS from the coding sequence ATGGCAAATTGCGGAAAAGACATATTACTATCCCGGGAGGGAACCGAACAACAGCTGCGGTTTATCGAAGCGCTCGATCCGGCATGGGTAAAATTGAACGATTTTGGCCTTGGAGAGTGGATGAAGTTTGCCTGGGATTTTGCAAAGCACGTTAACTATTTCGACACAAAAAATGAACAGGTCCCGGCCGATAACTGGCAGGATTTTTTTATCGCAAAAGATGAACTAACAAGTTTTTTAGCAGATATTGAAAAGGGTTCAGAAATAACACCTCACCTGGCATTGTTTGTCAGTTTCATCAAACTACTCGACACCACTAAAAAGCATTTTAACCACTTATCAAAACGTCACCTCGACTTTTATTACAAACGAGTACTTCAACTTGAAAAGCAACCGGCAACACCCGATACCGTTCATGTTTTGTTTGAATTGGCAAAAAATGCCGAATCGGAACTTATTGCTGAATCAACAGCTTTGGATGCAGGGAAAGACAGCGGCGGCAAAAAACTTATTTATAAAACTTCGGAAGAACTGGTTGCCAACCGTGCAAAAGTAGCCGCACTAAAAAGCATTTACAACGATCACGAATACCAGAAGATAAAATCGGCAGAAGTAGCCAATTCATTCGATGGAGCAGGTGCCGATTTCCCTGATAAAAACGTAAAATGGTGGCCCTTTGCCTATTACGAATTGCCACCGGAAGGCGATGAACCTGATCTGCGCGAATATCCTGAATTGCCCAATGCCAAAGTAGGTTTTGCGGTTGCAGGTGAAATCCTCGAATTGCAGGAAGGTGAGCGCTATGTGCAACTTACGCTCGATTTCGATACGGTGCTTTCAAAATCGTATTCGTTTGATGATTTAAAAGCCAACCTAAAAATTTTAATAACAGGGGAAAAGGGCTGGCTCGAATCCGGAGAAATCGTTGAATCGTTTGCAAACAGTGCTATTGGCGTGAATTTTACATCCGGTTCCAATGCTTCCGATTTGAGTTTGCTTCACATCCTTTTTCAAATTCCAAAGGACGAAAAAGCAATTGTTGCGTATGATAAAAAAATACATGCCGAAAATTTCGATACTCAGTTCCCCGTTTGCCGGGTTCTTATAAATACCGGGAGTGAAACGGGGCATGAACTCTATCGCGATCTGGTGGATAAGAAACTCAACGAACTTGCAATTGATGTTGCAGCAATTGGTGTTGAAAACCACAATCTTTACAACGATATTGGCACCATAAATGCTGCAAAACCTTTTTACCCGTTTGGTACGCAGCCCGTCAAAAAATCGAAGTTTTACGTGGATTATGCCGAGCTGTACAAAAAGAAATGGAACAAACTAAATATTAATGTTGAGTGGAAAAATACACCGGAAAATTTTAGAACATGGTATGCAGCATATCGCGGAGCGTTTAAAAACAAAATTAGTGCAAGCGATTATTTAAAGGGAATTCTGAGCGTTGATTATCTGGATTCCATCACTCAGTCGATGCAATTTAGGGCAGTCACCGATATTGGCAATATAAAAAGGACTACCCCTGACTTTGAGATACTTCAGTTTAACGATCTTATCGTGTCTGGCGATTCGTATTTTACCGCTGCAGTGGAGCTTAACGAAAAAGAAGAATGGACTGTACAAAGTGAGCTCAATAATAAGGTTTTGTTTGAGGGACCCGATGACGGCATATTTTCACTTTCACTCGATGTCAGTAATCCGCTAATACAAAAAGACAAAGCCGGTCCTTTGCGTTTATCGCTAAACAAAACGTTTTTACACGAAATGTATCCGCGTTTATACGCTTTGGCCATGAGCAGTGAAGATGAAAATGTTCTGATCCCAAACGAACCATACACACCGTTTATTGAGAAATTAACTTTGGACTATACCGCTTCAGCTCAAATTAAACTAAAGGATGACGAGTATGAGTTTAAAGATTTTGCGCTGTATCACGAGCATCCGTTTGGACAGGCTTTGGAAGATATTGAGCAAAAAATCGCCAATAAGATTTTGCAGGAAGACGAAGCAAAAATCCAACATGCGGTGCCAACTTATTGTAACGGCGGAGAACTTTATATTGGCCTTGAAAATGCAAAGGCGCAGCAAAATGTGTCACTTTTGATACAGGTGCTGGAGGGAAGCGAAAACCCGGAAACGGAATCGTTTGTGGGCAAACAAAAAGTAGAGTGGTGGATGTTGTGCAGCAACGAATGGAAACGACTCGAACGTTCTTCAATTATTTTCAATCAAACCGATAATCTGTTGAAATCGGGCATTTTAAAGTTTAAAATTCCCAAAGAAGCTACCGATAATAATACATTACTACCGGGTGGCTTGATGTGGCTGAAAGCCCGGATTCACAAAAAATACAACGCCGTTTCAAAGGTTATTGGAATTCATGCACAGGCAGTAGAAGCCAAATTTGAAAATAACAATAATAAGCTTGATCATCTGAACGACGGATTGAGCTCCAATACCATTTCAAAAATGGTAGTAAGGCCGCCAAGAATTAAGTCGCTTTCGCAACCTTACAGTTCTTTTGGAGGTCAACCAACGGAAAGTGATTCAGCTTTTTATCGCCGTGTAAGCGAACGACTTCGGCATAAGAACAGGGCAATTACCTTGTGGGATTATGAGCATTTAGTGCTTCAGGAATTCCCTGAAATTCATAAGGTAAAATGCCTTAATCACACTTCAACAAAAGTTGAAAAAGAAAAACGAATTACAAGCTATTTGGCACCCGGAAATGTGGTGCTGGTGGTGATTCCCGATATTGTTAACCGGAATGTATTCGATATTTATAAACCCAGGGTAAGCAAGGCAACCCTGAATCGTATTGAGAATTTTATCCGGAAACTGAACGCTCCCTTGATCAGTACAAAAGTGATCAATCCGGAATATGAAGAAGTACGTGTCGATTTAAAGGTTCAATTTTATGAGGGATACGACGAGGTTTATTACAAAACTGTACTAAAAGAGGATCTGATACGCCTGCTTTCGCCCTGGGCTTTTGACAGCAAAGCCCTTATTCAATTCGGCCTTTCGCTGCACAAAAGTATTGTTATCGACTATGTTGAAAAATTAAAATACGTGGACTTTGTAAGTGATTTAAAACTATTTCAAACCAATGCTGCAACCGGTAAAGAGGTGGAAGTAAAAATCGCCAGTCCAAACAGTCCAGAGGCCATTCTGGTATCATCGAAATTGCACAGAGTTAACGATATTGAAAATAATTGCTCAAATACCACAATTGAACCAGCAGAATCATGTCAGAGTTAA
- a CDS encoding GPW/gp25 family protein, whose translation MQEYNSFLGRGWSFPPEFKKGTKSVKLLEGEEDIKSSLEILLSTRLGERIMVPDYGCNLDEMLFKPLNLTLKTYVIDLIKKAILYHEPRIDVNKIAIDPINELEGELLINIDYTIRSTNSRKNMVFPFYKTEGSET comes from the coding sequence ATGCAGGAATACAATTCATTTTTAGGACGCGGATGGAGTTTCCCCCCGGAATTCAAAAAGGGAACAAAAAGTGTAAAACTTCTGGAGGGTGAAGAGGACATTAAAAGTAGTCTCGAAATTTTGTTATCGACCCGATTAGGGGAACGTATCATGGTTCCGGATTACGGGTGTAACCTGGATGAAATGCTTTTTAAACCCTTGAATCTGACGCTGAAAACCTATGTTATCGACCTGATTAAAAAAGCCATTCTGTATCATGAACCACGAATTGACGTGAATAAAATTGCCATCGATCCGATTAATGAACTGGAAGGCGAATTGCTGATCAACATCGATTATACCATCCGATCTACTAACTCGCGAAAAAATATGGTATTCCCATTTTACAAAACCGAAGGCAGCGAAACTTAA
- a CDS encoding PAAR domain-containing protein, which yields MPPAARINDMHTCPMVNPGPVPHVGGPILPPGEPTVMIEGLPAARVGDMATCTGPPDTIAMGSGTVFIGGMPAARIGDLTAHGGTIVMGSGTVIIGG from the coding sequence ATGCCACCAGCAGCAAGAATAAATGATATGCACACCTGTCCGATGGTTAATCCGGGGCCTGTCCCTCATGTTGGAGGACCGATTTTACCACCCGGCGAACCAACGGTTATGATTGAAGGGTTGCCGGCCGCCCGGGTAGGAGATATGGCCACTTGTACCGGTCCGCCCGACACAATTGCAATGGGCTCGGGAACGGTGTTTATCGGAGGAATGCCAGCCGCTCGCATTGGCGATCTTACAGCGCATGGCGGAACAATAGTCATGGGGAGTGGAACAGTAATAATTGGAGGTTAA
- the vgrG gene encoding type VI secretion system tip protein VgrG, translating into MPETRVIPTARSADLVTYKILVEGEELSSTNQILSITVQKEINRIPWAKIVLLDGDPAAQDFMLSNESFFVPGKEIEIKTGYHSEEETIFKGIVIRHNLKIRSDKAQLEIECKDKAVKMSIGRKSKYFYDSNDSDILEEIISAHDLQTDVEATDATYPEMVQYRVSDWDFCVTRAQANGKVCVVDDGKFSVQAPDYLQEEKMTLVYGATILDFDAEMDARNQFANVTSFGWDVANQEIVEKEANNADVELNGNISPDELASVIELDKLELRDGSASTDIGLQDWANAKKLFNQLSKTRGRVRFQGVPDVKPNTTVVLAGVGDRFNGKVYVSAVRHQITEGNWTIDAQFGINPKWFSETVDINEMPAAGLLGAVSGLHVAKVTQIHDDPNGEYRVMVRMPIINNDEQGVWARVATLDAGDSRGSFFRPELDDEVIVGFLNDDPNDPVILGMLHSSALPSPLEPEEPNNEKGFVTRSELKFLFNDEKKSIVLETPGGKIITVDDDAGIIKIEDESGNVSTFDSSGISLESQGDISIKAMGDVNIEGMNVSVKANAEFKAESSAGSELASSAITKVTGSLVQIN; encoded by the coding sequence ATGCCTGAAACGCGAGTCATACCAACTGCACGGTCGGCCGACCTGGTTACATACAAAATTCTTGTTGAAGGGGAAGAATTATCTTCTACTAATCAGATTTTGAGCATCACGGTGCAAAAGGAGATCAACCGGATTCCCTGGGCAAAAATTGTGTTGCTCGACGGCGATCCTGCAGCGCAGGATTTTATGCTGAGCAACGAAAGTTTTTTTGTTCCGGGAAAGGAGATCGAGATAAAGACCGGTTACCATTCCGAGGAAGAAACCATTTTTAAAGGGATTGTAATCAGGCATAATCTGAAGATCCGGTCCGACAAAGCACAGCTGGAAATTGAATGCAAAGACAAGGCCGTAAAAATGAGCATCGGACGAAAAAGCAAATATTTCTACGACAGTAACGACAGCGATATTCTCGAAGAAATTATTAGTGCGCATGATTTGCAAACCGATGTTGAAGCTACGGATGCAACTTATCCTGAAATGGTTCAATATCGGGTAAGCGACTGGGATTTTTGCGTGACACGTGCGCAGGCTAACGGCAAAGTGTGCGTGGTTGATGATGGTAAATTTTCGGTGCAAGCTCCGGACTATTTACAGGAAGAAAAAATGACCCTCGTTTACGGGGCAACTATTCTTGATTTTGATGCCGAAATGGATGCCCGCAATCAGTTTGCCAATGTTACCAGTTTTGGCTGGGATGTGGCTAACCAGGAAATAGTGGAAAAAGAAGCTAATAATGCCGATGTTGAGCTTAACGGAAATATTTCGCCTGATGAACTGGCTTCGGTAATCGAGTTGGATAAGCTTGAATTACGCGACGGAAGTGCCAGTACTGATATTGGATTACAGGATTGGGCCAATGCTAAAAAGTTGTTTAATCAACTGTCTAAAACACGCGGCCGTGTCCGTTTTCAGGGTGTTCCCGATGTAAAGCCAAACACGACTGTTGTATTGGCAGGAGTGGGCGATCGATTTAACGGGAAAGTTTATGTTTCCGCCGTTCGTCATCAAATTACAGAAGGCAACTGGACAATTGATGCACAATTCGGAATCAATCCAAAGTGGTTTTCCGAAACGGTTGATATAAATGAAATGCCGGCCGCCGGACTGCTTGGAGCCGTGAGTGGATTACACGTGGCAAAAGTCACGCAAATTCATGACGATCCCAACGGCGAGTACCGTGTAATGGTGCGCATGCCCATAATTAACAACGACGAACAAGGTGTTTGGGCACGTGTAGCTACACTTGATGCAGGCGACAGTCGGGGATCGTTTTTCCGCCCCGAGCTGGACGATGAAGTAATTGTTGGTTTTCTGAACGACGATCCAAACGATCCGGTGATTTTGGGCATGTTGCACAGTAGCGCATTGCCATCGCCGCTTGAGCCAGAAGAGCCCAACAATGAAAAGGGATTTGTAACTCGAAGCGAGCTGAAATTCCTTTTTAACGATGAGAAAAAATCGATTGTTCTGGAAACGCCCGGAGGCAAAATAATCACTGTTGATGACGATGCCGGAATCATTAAAATCGAAGATGAATCAGGAAATGTGAGCACTTTCGATTCCAGTGGTATTTCGTTGGAAAGTCAGGGCGATATTTCGATAAAAGCTATGGGCGATGTAAATATCGAAGGAATGAATGTGAGTGTTAAAGCGAATGCAGAGTTTAAAGCCGAAAGCAGTGCCGGTTCCGAACTGGCATCGTCGGCCATAACAAAAGTTACAGGATCATTAGTACAAATAAATTGA
- a CDS encoding CIS tube protein yields the protein MSGELTKLQIKAYSDEQFNNEVANGEFQALLNPEKYVFKYKVEQNNQQASGTSSSSPRYNRTPPEDLELEFIFDRTGVLMNYGKPSKTDDNKLSADEGNGIKEDIDQFKRVVFDYNGDEHRPNYLVILWGTLLFKGVLTEVDITFKLFKSDGTPLRATANAKFKGFVEDNLRVATENNSSPDLTHIREVKEGDTLPLMTHRIYGDPKYYLEVAKANRITNFRKLKVGQKIFFPPIQKV from the coding sequence ATGTCGGGAGAACTTACAAAACTGCAGATAAAAGCATACAGCGATGAACAGTTCAATAACGAAGTTGCCAATGGCGAATTTCAGGCTTTATTGAACCCGGAGAAGTATGTTTTTAAGTACAAAGTTGAACAGAACAACCAGCAGGCGTCGGGAACAAGTTCATCTTCGCCGCGCTATAATCGTACGCCACCCGAAGATCTGGAGTTGGAGTTTATTTTTGACCGCACTGGGGTGTTAATGAATTATGGCAAGCCTTCAAAAACTGATGACAATAAACTTTCGGCCGATGAAGGAAATGGGATAAAGGAAGATATTGATCAGTTTAAACGTGTGGTTTTCGATTACAACGGCGACGAACACCGCCCCAATTATCTGGTTATTTTGTGGGGAACACTTCTGTTTAAAGGTGTTTTAACTGAGGTTGATATCACATTCAAGCTGTTTAAATCCGACGGTACGCCACTACGTGCAACAGCCAACGCAAAATTTAAAGGTTTTGTTGAGGATAATTTGCGGGTGGCAACCGAGAACAACTCTTCGCCCGATCTTACGCACATTCGGGAAGTGAAAGAAGGTGATACTTTGCCTTTGATGACGCACCGGATATATGGCGACCCGAAATATTACCTAGAAGTGGCGAAAGCAAACCGAATCACCAATTTTAGAAAATTGAAGGTAGGACAGAAGATATTCTTTCCTCCTATTCAAAAAGTATAG
- a CDS encoding DUF5908 family protein translates to MPIEIKELHIKINVSGDSERPRSGSGGGEESSKEKIVEACVEQVMEILSKKEER, encoded by the coding sequence ATGCCAATAGAAATTAAGGAATTACACATTAAGATCAATGTTTCTGGTGATTCGGAACGGCCCCGAAGCGGTAGTGGTGGTGGCGAAGAAAGTTCAAAAGAAAAGATCGTTGAAGCCTGTGTGGAGCAGGTGATGGAAATCTTATCGAAAAAGGAGGAACGCTAA
- a CDS encoding phage tail protein: protein MSEFHPPIGFHFSVEFPDISSNSKDQRFQSVAGLTVDVDTEEIAEGGENRFKHKVPVRTKYPNLVLKRGLLVDSDVIKWCRDAVENFNFKPTNLIVKLLNEEHDPLMSWNVVHAYPVKWSMSDFNAEESKLAIETLELTYNYFNVIKT, encoded by the coding sequence ATGAGTGAATTTCATCCACCCATAGGATTTCATTTCAGCGTTGAGTTTCCGGATATTTCCTCCAACAGCAAGGATCAGCGTTTTCAGTCGGTTGCAGGACTAACGGTTGACGTGGATACCGAGGAAATTGCCGAAGGAGGAGAGAATCGGTTTAAACACAAAGTGCCTGTTCGTACCAAGTATCCCAACCTGGTGTTGAAACGCGGATTACTGGTGGATTCCGATGTGATAAAGTGGTGCCGCGATGCGGTTGAGAATTTCAACTTCAAGCCCACCAACCTTATTGTGAAACTGCTGAATGAGGAACATGATCCGCTGATGAGCTGGAATGTTGTTCATGCCTATCCGGTAAAATGGAGCATGAGCGATTTTAATGCCGAAGAAAGCAAACTGGCCATCGAAACGCTGGAACTTACTTATAACTATTTCAATGTAATAAAAACGTAA
- a CDS encoding phage tail protein — MATTYPLPKFHFKVSFGDTEFNCTEVSGLDFEREVIEYRAGADAEYHKGKQPGLAKYSNITLKRGTFADKGLEIYEKWVKTVYFQEEGEKYRGDLVISLLNESHEPVVSWKAINAYITKIQATDFKADGNEIAIETAEFVHEKLTMIE; from the coding sequence ATGGCAACTACATATCCATTACCAAAGTTTCATTTTAAAGTGAGCTTTGGCGACACAGAATTTAACTGCACCGAAGTTTCGGGACTCGATTTCGAACGCGAAGTAATTGAGTACCGCGCCGGTGCCGATGCCGAATACCACAAAGGCAAACAACCCGGTTTGGCGAAATACAGCAATATTACATTGAAACGCGGAACCTTCGCCGACAAAGGACTGGAGATTTACGAAAAATGGGTGAAAACGGTTTATTTTCAGGAGGAAGGCGAAAAATATCGTGGAGACCTGGTGATCAGCTTATTAAACGAAAGTCACGAGCCCGTTGTAAGCTGGAAAGCAATTAATGCTTACATCACAAAAATTCAGGCCACCGATTTTAAAGCCGATGGCAATGAAATAGCAATTGAGACTGCAGAATTTGTTCATGAAAAACTGACCATGATTGAATAA
- a CDS encoding phage tail sheath family protein, protein MATTYKTPGVYVEEISKLPPSVAQVETAIPAFIGYTEKATNKIKGDLKGVPTRITSMLEYVTYFGTAKPETTIEITINDTLLNGVTKRDLVVKQPASREPFLMYYSLQLYFANGGGPCYIVSVGRYGTDLDEDDSQVTSINNSDDFNDGLAEVAKVDEVTLLVFPDATALSTPSEFFSLYNDALAQCDKLQDRFTIIDTHSYDAASPGDSNIADLRKFISSDKAWAKYGAAYYPFLKTILNYQFDEKKIIVSHYSYDASAYETIEENITAIESPSSGLPAVVADLVDLTTTPGDISGAISDVLLQMYSASGFDLGGTFSSDSTKKTAFLDAVEALLGSLGELNDFKTKLNTEAKAASDTISDEDQTIADGIDAALVTFNADFEGAGKIDEVYSNLQELFVKMQNADTSTKIKNLLDVNAVNFDAELKKLEDYTPLNTQTGITSNTDAFANVLANMTALIIEIRKVEGKDKNNGALNGRSLIAVEQEDNATYNKILTAIGNLPLELPPSSAMAGVYARVDSERGVWKAPANVSLNYVSELTVKVTNDIQDDLNVHTQGGKSINAIRAFTGKGILVWGARTLAGNDNEWRYISVRRFFNMVEESVKKATGVFVFEPNDANTWVKVKAMIDNYLVNQWKAGALAGTTPEQAFYVKVGLGETMTAQDILEGQMIIEIGMAAVRPAEFIVLKFSHKMQEI, encoded by the coding sequence ATGGCAACAACGTACAAAACACCCGGCGTTTACGTGGAGGAAATATCGAAATTACCTCCGTCGGTAGCGCAAGTAGAAACCGCTATCCCTGCTTTTATTGGTTATACTGAAAAAGCTACCAATAAAATAAAGGGCGACCTGAAAGGTGTTCCGACAAGAATTACTTCGATGCTGGAATATGTAACCTATTTCGGAACTGCAAAGCCCGAAACTACCATTGAAATTACCATTAACGATACACTGCTGAATGGCGTCACAAAACGCGATTTGGTTGTAAAACAGCCGGCATCGCGGGAACCTTTCCTGATGTATTATTCGCTGCAACTGTATTTTGCCAATGGCGGCGGGCCATGTTACATTGTATCGGTTGGCCGCTACGGAACCGATTTGGATGAGGACGATTCACAGGTCACTTCCATAAATAATTCCGACGATTTTAACGACGGATTAGCCGAAGTGGCAAAAGTGGATGAAGTAACGCTGTTGGTTTTTCCCGATGCTACAGCGCTTTCAACTCCTTCCGAATTCTTTAGCTTGTACAACGATGCACTGGCTCAATGTGACAAACTGCAGGATCGTTTCACGATCATCGATACGCACAGTTACGATGCTGCCAGTCCGGGCGATTCAAATATTGCAGACCTGCGAAAGTTCATCAGTTCCGACAAAGCTTGGGCAAAATACGGAGCTGCTTATTATCCATTTCTGAAAACCATTCTGAACTATCAGTTTGATGAAAAGAAGATTATTGTTTCTCATTATTCCTACGATGCCAGTGCCTACGAAACCATCGAAGAAAATATAACGGCTATTGAAAGTCCGTCTTCAGGTCTTCCTGCTGTAGTGGCCGATCTGGTCGATCTGACAACAACACCGGGAGATATATCGGGAGCAATTAGCGATGTACTTTTGCAAATGTACAGTGCCAGCGGCTTCGATTTGGGAGGAACTTTTTCGAGCGACAGTACCAAAAAGACGGCATTCCTCGATGCAGTGGAAGCATTGCTCGGATCACTCGGCGAACTCAATGATTTTAAAACAAAACTGAACACCGAAGCCAAGGCGGCTTCAGATACCATCTCTGATGAGGATCAGACAATTGCCGACGGAATTGATGCGGCTTTGGTTACGTTTAATGCCGATTTTGAAGGTGCAGGAAAAATCGATGAGGTATACAGTAACCTGCAGGAGTTATTTGTAAAAATGCAAAATGCTGATACCTCTACAAAAATCAAAAACCTCTTGGATGTAAACGCTGTAAACTTTGATGCTGAGCTAAAAAAACTGGAAGATTATACACCGCTGAATACGCAAACAGGCATCACGTCAAACACCGATGCATTTGCTAATGTGCTTGCAAACATGACCGCGCTGATCATTGAAATAAGAAAAGTTGAAGGCAAGGACAAAAATAACGGGGCCTTAAATGGTCGCAGCCTAATTGCTGTTGAGCAGGAAGATAATGCTACCTACAATAAAATTCTTACTGCCATCGGAAATCTGCCGCTTGAGTTACCGCCGAGTTCTGCTATGGCCGGTGTTTATGCGCGCGTTGATAGCGAACGTGGTGTATGGAAAGCACCTGCAAATGTGAGTTTGAATTATGTTTCGGAACTGACAGTAAAAGTGACTAACGATATTCAGGACGACCTGAATGTTCATACTCAGGGCGGAAAATCAATCAATGCAATTCGTGCTTTTACCGGCAAGGGTATTCTGGTTTGGGGTGCACGAACACTGGCCGGAAACGATAACGAATGGCGCTACATTTCTGTTCGTCGTTTCTTTAATATGGTTGAAGAGTCGGTAAAAAAAGCAACCGGCGTATTTGTTTTCGAACCCAACGATGCCAATACCTGGGTGAAAGTTAAAGCAATGATCGACAACTATTTGGTGAACCAGTGGAAAGCCGGTGCATTGGCAGGTACAACTCCCGAACAGGCTTTTTATGTAAAAGTTGGATTGGGAGAAACAATGACCGCGCAGGATATTCTTGAAGGCCAAATGATCATCGAAATTGGAATGGCAGCGGTTCGTCCGGCTGAATTCATTGTGCTGAAATTTTCACATAAAATGCAGGAGATTTAA
- a CDS encoding DUF4255 domain-containing protein, with protein sequence MIYEALQILKEQLETYLDDAGLGKIVVLENLALLDSGNDKATNLDDKVVISLLNIQEEATLKNMPTSHVVNNKAEYYNPAVNVNLFFMVSANCDLYSNSLISISKTVEYFQGKKVFTAQNTVYNRSNVSMQELEDFKFIVDLYTPGFEVWNHIWGTHGGRQLPSVIYKVQLLQVGQRKKQASTELITTIKGTLKDINS encoded by the coding sequence ATGATTTACGAAGCTCTTCAAATTCTCAAAGAACAATTGGAAACATATCTGGATGATGCCGGATTGGGAAAAATTGTCGTTTTGGAAAATCTGGCCTTACTGGATTCAGGAAACGACAAAGCCACAAATCTTGATGATAAGGTTGTAATCTCCTTGTTGAATATCCAGGAAGAAGCGACGTTAAAAAATATGCCAACAAGTCATGTGGTTAACAACAAAGCTGAATATTATAACCCGGCAGTAAATGTGAACCTCTTTTTTATGGTTAGTGCCAATTGCGATCTCTACTCTAACTCATTAATCAGTATTTCCAAGACAGTTGAGTATTTCCAGGGGAAGAAGGTTTTTACGGCGCAAAACACTGTTTACAACCGTTCAAATGTATCGATGCAGGAACTCGAGGATTTTAAATTCATAGTTGATCTTTATACGCCGGGATTCGAAGTGTGGAATCACATTTGGGGAACCCATGGTGGAAGGCAGCTCCCCTCGGTAATTTACAAAGTACAACTGTTGCAAGTAGGCCAACGCAAAAAACAAGCAAGCACAGAACTGATAACAACAATAAAAGGAACCCTAAAGGACATTAATTCATGA
- a CDS encoding GNAT family N-acetyltransferase, producing the protein MNLKFRKIKESDISFLKRVYRSTRETELDTTGWDEEQKNKFIDFQFNAQDSHYKNAYVGAEFLIIQKNKLDIGRLYLWRTEHQIRIMDIAILPEYRGKGVGTIILNQLIEESEKSLKKLNIHVEYYNPAMRLYERLGFRKTDDTGVYYFMERSAQIKP; encoded by the coding sequence ATGAATCTGAAGTTCCGCAAAATAAAAGAATCAGATATTTCTTTCCTAAAAAGGGTTTATCGAAGCACACGTGAGACTGAACTGGATACCACTGGATGGGATGAGGAACAAAAAAACAAATTCATTGATTTCCAATTTAATGCCCAGGATTCACATTACAAGAATGCATATGTTGGCGCTGAATTTTTGATCATTCAGAAAAACAAACTTGATATTGGGCGCCTTTACCTTTGGAGAACGGAACACCAGATTCGAATAATGGACATTGCAATTTTACCTGAATACAGAGGTAAGGGAGTTGGGACAATTATTTTAAATCAGCTGATCGAAGAATCGGAGAAGTCCCTTAAAAAACTCAATATTCATGTCGAGTATTATAATCCGGCCATGCGTTTATACGAACGCTTAGGATTTAGAAAAACGGATGATACCGGAGTGTATTATTTTATGGAACGAAGCGCTCAGATAAAGCCTTAA